TAGGTGCATCCGCCGCAAGTGCGAGCACGTACACTGCTTTTCGCCAAACGTGGTCTTGAGTTCGCGGTGGTGGTACAGGTGTGGGACCGAAGAGCAGAGGCGGTACCGTTGGTGTGGAAACGGGCGAAGGCGAGGTGAAACCTTGAATGCCGGCCCACTGCACGCAAAATCCGAGGATTTCGTAATCCTGCCGAAGGGCCGTCTCTAACGTTCCTCCGTTGCGCGATTTTTCCAAGGTGCAGGGGTCCGTTGGCAGCGGCTGAGGGGATGGGAGAGCATTTGCTGATGCAAAAGGCGCGCTTTTGGAGATCAATGTCGGCGGGGGCGCTGGTAGGTTCCCAATCGCGGCATCGATTAATGCCCGGCAGGCATGGATGCGATTCATGACGACATTGAGCAGCACGTCGCGCGGCATCTGGGCGCCTAGCTTGTTGTCCAGCATCGCTAAGATGTCAGCCGTGGAACAAGGGCCCATGAGGGCAGCCGGCGTCGGCGTTGCCTTTGGAGCACTCTTGGCCGACTGAGCTGACGCTAGCGGCGCAGCCAGCGTCAAAATAACTGTCAAGGCTGCTACGGGGATCGGGCGAAATGGGGATCGTGCACTGCGCATAGACTTGTGCCCTCCCGCTAGGAAGTCTACGTGTAACGGATGGCTCGATTCTTTCGAAATCCCCCGCAGATGTAAATGGGCCAAAGGGTTCAAAACAGCGGAGATGCGCCGCCCTTCGAGGCTTCTTTCCTCGTGCGCTAGGGTGAGGGGGACGGTGAGGGGCTAGCGTCTTGGAGCGATCCATTCGCAAGTAGCCGCGCCCACATCACTTGGTGGCCAGCCTCGAATTTGGAAAATTTGTTCAGCAACATAACCGTTGCGCCCCATGCAAGCGAGTCTGCCTGAGCTTGCGGGATTTGGGATTGATTACGTGCTTCCTGTTGTGTGGCTGAGTCGTCGAAGAATCGATCGCCGTCGCAGTCGAAGATCGTAAGCCGCACCGTCATCGTGACGGTCGTTGACGACATATGCCAAAGACGTGACGGTACGAGAAACCCGACGACGCCGAGCGAACTGCACAGGGCGGGATCTGCGGATGTGAAGCCCGCCGGCATCGGCACGGCTGTGACCAAGAACTCTCGGGCGAATGCTGCGGCGGCTTCGTTGGCCCACCGATCGAATGCGGGTTGCGTGATCGGGTGAATCGCCTTTCCAACGACAACTGCGAATCGCCGTGCCGATACACCTGATGCCAACAGATTTGGGCAAAGGCCCTGAGCGGTCGCGATGGCGTCCGGTTTCGGTGTCGCGGACGTGAAGGTGTAGATTTGGGTGTAAAGCAGGTCGTTAGAACGCAAGATCGTAACGAGGAAGTTTTTGCGCCCAGGGGCAGTTTGGGCAAATCCCGTGACTTCGACTTCCGACGCCGGCTGACCGCACGAGGTCCCGCTGGAGCGCGCGATCGTGACGCCTGTGTCTTGCTTCAATCCAGCCTGCAGAATCGCCGCCATGTTCTCGGGGCTGCAGACACACTTCAGCACTTCTATGATGATCGTGGAGTCGGTTCCGTCGGGCTCGTGACGCGTCAATTCGGTCAGAATGTTGGGGTTTGTTTGCGCGACGCTCGTCCAACCGGGCGGCGGCGTAAAGGCCGGCGCGGGCATCGCCGCGGAAACCGCGGGCGCGGCTATGACGGCAGCAAGAACGAGACTATACACCTGGTGGGCCTAGTTCGCCGTCGATTGCGACGTTCTTGTCGCCTGCGCGCTTCGCGTCGCTCGGGATGACAAGGTGCGGGGCTCAGAGAAATCTTTGACTCACATTTGAGGACGCATCCATTCCTTAGGGGCCATGCTCGACATACGATGCGGGCGCTCCTCATTGCACTCTGTACAGCACTCCTCACACTCGCGGGTTTTTCCGTGCGTGCGGCGGCCGCCGTCACGCCGGCATTTTCGTTTACGGCCGTGAGAGCACCGCATCCGTTGGCGTTGGATCCGACCCTCGCGGACCCGGCCTGGCAACTCGGCAAAGTCCCCGGCGGCACCCTCTGGAAGGACGTGACCACGCGGGGCAACGCCCCGGACCCCACCACCGCCTACTTTTTGTACGACGACAAGAATCTCTACGTCGCGTTCGTCGCGCCGCAAAAAGCGCCGATCGTCGCGACGCAAACCACCGACGACGTCGGCTTCGGCACCGACGATTTCGTCGCCGTCGGCATCGACACCAGCGGAGCGGGTTCGCAGGCGTATCTCTTCGAGACGACGCCGCGCGGCGTGCGCTACCAGCAGGCGACCGAAAACGTTCGCTACCGCCCCGATTGGCAAGCCGCCGCGACGGTGCAAGGCGGCGAGTGGCGCGCCGTCATGATCATTCCGCTTTCATCGATGCGAATCCACAGCGGCACGAAGGTGTGGCGCATCGGTTTTTTCCGCGGCGTTGCCGCGACGGCCGAGCACTACACCTGGGCCTTCGATGGCCTCATGGCGGACGCTTCAGCCGGGAACTGGCCCTCGTTCTACGATCTGCGGTTTTGGCCGAGCGTCGCCATCGCGCTTGCAAGAAGCGACTTCGCGCGCCCGCAGCCGCGGCTCGAAGTCTACGCGCTCTCGAGCAGCGGTGAGGATCGTTCCGACTACGAGCAGGCAAACGGGACGTTCTTTCCGCAGCCGACGCGCTACTACGGCGCCGACCTCAGCCTTCCGGTTACCTCGACGATCAATCTGGTGGGGACGCTGAATCCCGATTTCTCGAACGTCGAGATCGATCAGCAGACGATCGCGCCGCAAGAATTCGAACGCCAGCTCGTCGAGTACCGCCCGTTCTTCGCCCAAGGCGCGCAGTACATCGATCCTAACCCCAACGGATATACGAACTACATCGGCTATCCGAACGAAGTGTTCTATTCGCCGAGCGTCGGCCCGTTCGATAGCGGAGCGAAGATCGAGGGCGTCTACGGCCAGCAGAGCTTCGGCGTGCTCACCTTTCACGGCTACAACGCGGAAACGGGCGAGACGTTCGACGATCAGGCGTTCGGATGGAAGCACGCGACGCAAAATGAAGCGCTGCAGTATTACGTGGACGGTGTGCTGGCGCACCACAGCATCAGCGGTGACGATAATACGGTGGAAGCGGGATTCAAGGGCCGCAATCTCCACACCAAATTCGTGTACGAATTCAACTACGCCATCGAGAACGGATCGTGGGTGCCGCAAGGCACCGCGCATTCCGCCAACGGGTTCATCGACGAACACCAGAACAACTACGAGTTCAACCTCGGCTACGTCGACATCAGCCCGAACTACGACCCGATCGACGGCTACACCGAAAATTCCGACATCCGCGGTTTCCAAGGGTTCATGGACTTCAACGGCACCGCGCCCGGCGTAAAGAGCTGGGTCGTCTTCGTGACGGGCGATCGCTTCCGGGATGAAAGCGGCGCGGTCCACGAGGCCGACTCCGGAGCATATTTCAGCTCGACGTTTCGCAATCTCTTCTCGTTCGACGGCATCGGCCCGACGGTCAGCCTGTTGCGCCAGTACTCCATTCCGTACACGTCCGCGAATTGTGCGCTCTCGACCCAAAACCCGATCGCCGAAATCTCATCGTTCACGGGCTTTCCGTGCTACCTGCAGGGCACCGACGTGCCGTACAACCTGATGGCGTTCCCCATCGGTTACCGCGACGGGAGCCCAACGCCGGTCGACGTGAGCGCGAACTGGGGCAGCTTCGGCGGAGATTGGGTGCACTATTACACCTCGACCACCTCGCGCCCGATCGGCTCCAAATTAACGCTCGGCCTCGAGTACGATGGAACCTACGAACGCAATCTTGCGACCGGCGTGCTCTCGTCGCAGTGGCTGCGCCGCGTGTCCGTCGGATACAACATCAACGCGTCGACGAATATCTCGGTCGGATTGCGCGGCATCAACGGCTTGGGCGGCTTCGTGACGGAACCGGGGAACAATCTCGCCTTCGGATTTCACACGCGAACGACCGACGGTGACATCTACATCAACTACGGCTCACCTTCGGCAAACGTCATGCTCAATCGTTTGATCGTGAAATACGTCTTTCGCGTGGGGTCGGCTCCGGGAACGTAAACTCGCACGCGGCGATCGAGCCGATGGCGCCGGCGTCGACATTTGCGCGACTAAGCGTTCGACGTGTTAACCTCGGTTATCGCTTTGTGTCCTATATATTGAAACATGGCAGTGTGGCAGTCCCTCGACTACGCTTCGCGGAGCCTGTCCTGAGTGAGCGCAGCGAGTCGAAGGGCTCGGAATGACAATGCGCGACGCTCGGGATGAGCAAGGGGCCTGCGGTGCGGGCGGGAAGTTACAGTCCTGCATTGTCTCGAGGAGCGTCTACTTTGGGTCGGTTATTTTGCGTTCCGGTGTCGCTTCTTGCGGCCCTTGCCCTGCTTGCCGGATGTAACAGCAATAACTCGCGGGGGTATATCCCCGGACCGACACCAACGCCCGCTCCAACGCTTGCTCCCACTACAGCGCCGGCAACAACGGCGAGTGTGACGTTTTCGATCACGATTCCAGCGGTCTCCTCGAACGTCCGCACGCGTCCGCTCTACGTGTCGTCGGAGACCAAGTCGGCGACCATCGCCGTCGGCTCGACGTCGGTTACCGCGAATTGCTCGCCGACGTGCAGCGGCTCGATCACCGCACCGCTCGGCAGCGATACGTTCGTCGTGAAGCTTTACGACGCGTTGAACGGCACCGGAAACGTGCTCTCGCAGGGATCGACCACGCAGACGATTTCGGCCAACGCGAATAATTCCGTCAGCGTCGCATTCGGCGGCGTCGTGCATTCGCTCAGCGTTGCACTCAATCCGACGACGTTCGTTCCGTATCTTCCCGGCAGCGCGGCCGTCACCGTCAGTGCGCTCGATGCCGACGGCAACACGATAGTCGGTTCCAATCCGTACGTCGATGCGAACGGCAATCCGCTGACGATCACGCTGGCCGACTCCGACACGACCGGTGCGTCCCAACTTTCGGCGACGAGCCTGACGGCACCGACGAGCGGCATCACGCTTTCGTACACGGCAGCATTGGCGGCCGCACCCACGATTACCGCAAGTGCGACCGGCATTGCGAACGCCGGCGGCGTACTCGCGGTGGCGACCACGGGCGTCGACATCGTCACGCTGGCAACGGATACGAATGCCGGAACGCCCGCCGGAACCGGCGCCGGCAACTCCGGCGACCTGCGTTACACGATGCTGAACGCGCACGCCGGCGATACGATCGTGTTCGACACGAGCGCGATGTGCGGCGGATCCACGTGCACGGTCACGCTTTCCGGCCCGCTGCCGCCGATCGCGCAAAATCTCACGATCGACGGCGGTTCGTTCGGTCGCGTGACAGTCGACGGCGGCGGCGCCTATCGTATCTTCTACGCGCAGACCGGCACGATCGCGATCAATAACCTGCAGTTGCAACACGCGCTGGCGCAGGGCGGCGCCGGCGCAACCGATCGCGGCGGCGCCGGCGGCGGCGGGGCAGGCCTTGGAGCGGCAATCTTCGTCGACGCAGCGAGCGTGACCGCCAAAAACGACTACTTTCTGAGCGATGCAGCGGCCGGCGGTTCCGGCGGCTCGTACGACGCAAGCGACGGCGGGAGTGGCGGTGGCGGCGGCGGCATGGGTGGGAACGGCGCCACCGACAATACCGCGGTCTCCACCCTTGGGGGCGGCGGAGGCGGCGGCCTGTTGACGCCCGGCGGCGCGAACACAGCGAGCGGTGGTGGCGAGGGCGGCGTTGGATTCAGCGGCGCGCCAGCTACCGGCGGAGCCTACAGCGCTCTAGGGAATGGCGGCGACGGAGGCGGCGGCACGTACGGCGGCGGTGGTGGCGGCGGCGGCGGCGCGGGCTTTCCCGGCACCTCGGGCGGAAACGGAGGCGTTGGCGGCTTTGGCGGCGGTGGTGGCGGAAACGGGGCAACCGCAGGTGGGTCAGCCACCGCTGGCGGCCCCGGCGGCTTTGGCGGCGGCGGTGGCGGCGGAGCTCTAGGCGGAAATGGAGGCGGCGCCGGCGGCGCCGGCGGCGGCGGCGGTGGTGGCGCTGGTGTTAGCGCCGCAGCGCCGGGCGGAACGCTGGCAACCCTCAGCGGCGGAGCAGGCGGCAGCGGTAGCGTCGACGTCGGTGGCGGAGGCGGTGGTGCCGCCGCAGGGCCGGCAATTTTTGTGAACACTGGATCGCTGGTGACGACGAACAGCGATGCCGCGAGTTGCGCGGCCACGGCCGGCGGCGCGGGCATCGGTACGGGTGCCGCGCCGAATGGATCACCGGGTACCGCCGATGCGACGCCGGTCTTTAACTACGGCGGCAGCGTCAACGGCTCGACCGCGACCGGACCCGTCGCAGCCGCATTAGGGTCGGGCACGCCGTAAGGTTCAGTGGTCAAAACCGGCTTCCGTATTGTCCGCCTGGCTCGTGGTGATGTGCACGTCGTGATCGACGAAGGCGTGAAAGACTTTGTCTTTTGAGATCACGGCATCTTTTCCGCGCGCCATGTTGTGTGAGAACAAGCCGAGGACGCCGAGAGTGAGATAGCCGGCGATGGCATACGTCGATGCCTCACCTTTCCGGTCCGCGTTTGCGCTGGTGTTGGCGTTATCCGAAAGCACCACCTTACCGCCGTCCTCGCTGTAGACCCAGTTGATGACGAACTCGATCTTACCGCCGCTTCCGTTTCCCCCCGCTCCCTCGACTTTCGTGAGAGTTGCCTCGCCTGCTGCGCCCTTGGGAATAACGACCATCCCGTCAAGGTCGACATTTCGCACCACGATCACCGGAACCGTCGTGCCCTGGCTGACGTCGCGTGACGATATATCTTGTACCAGCGAAATGTCGACGGGGGTTCCACCCTTTACAAGCTCTACGACCGGCGATGACGATGGCGTGGGCGATCCAACCGGCGCTGATGTTGTTGGCGCTGTGGCTGCGCCCGCGGGTAAGCTGCTCACGAAGGATAGCGTCACTAAAAGAAAAGCTACAACGGATCTCATAGCAGTATCGCTCCCGTTCACCAAATACGAAGATTTGGTGCTGTGCTTTTCCGGGCGCAAATCTCCATGTCATGCGGTGGTAGTCCAAATGGACCAATGGCATGTGAGGCTAACGATGACCTGGGTCCCTCGACTACGGCGCTTCGCGCAGCCTGTACTGAGCGAGCGTAGCGAGTCGAAGGGCTCGGGATGAGGGGGAGGGGGCTGCGCGCCTTCGCCTATGTTGCGCGATGACCAACCAGCTGGTAGACTAGCTTTATGAAGACGATCGGGGTTTTCGAAGGCAAGACGAGATTCTCGGCTTTGGTTGCCGATGCGCTCAAAGGCGAAACGACGATAATCACGCGAAACGGTCGACCCGTTGCGGAGATTGGACCGGTAAAGAGTCGCGCCCTCGATCGCGGCCGGAAAGCCGCTGAGCGTCTCGAGTCGCTTCGGTCGAGACTTGCAGCCGAAGGGCGGCTCAAGAATCTCGATATTCGGTCTTTGATCGACGAAGGACGCAAGTGATCGTTGTCGATGCAAGTATGGCGTTGCGCTGGGTCCTTGCCGAAGAGATCGACGCCGAGGTGATCGCGGCGCGTACCTACGTGAGCGAGCATGGCGCATGCGTGCCGGGGAACTTCCAAACCGAGGTCGTACACGGATTGCTCCAAGCTGAGCGGCGAAAGCGAATCTCGAGCAGCGATGCATCGGCAGCTTTGACCGACATTATGGACTTCGCCCTAACGGTCGAACTGCCCGATCCGCACCTCATCACGATTACCGCGCGCGATCACAGCCTTACGGGCTACGACGCAGCGTATCTCGCGCTAGCACTTCAATCCGGCATTCCGCTTGCAACGGTCGACGGCACCCTGCGCGCGGCGGCACGCGCGGCGAAAGTGCTCTGGCAGCCGCGACGGCAGAAGCGATCGTAAGGTGCTTACCAGAAGAGTTGGTTCGGCTGGTGCGGCTTCACCCAGACGATCAGATCCCAAATCGTCGGGAACTCGAAGATCGTGACGACGTCGCTGGCGTCGGGGACGCGGCCGATCTTGACGATCGTTTGCGCGGACGGGTCTGACAGACTGCCGCCGGCGGCGACAAAGTCGCTGTTCCACACGTATTGATCGTAGAGCAGTTTTCCGGTATCCGGAACGCGCACGACGTAATGCACGTGTCCGTTGAATTCGAACCAGCGGCACGGATCGATGCCCCATAGTTGCGGTCGCGGTTCACCGTTGGGACGCGGCACGGAGAAATCGGCGCCCATCAGATTTCCGTTCACATCGTACCAGAGTTGGCTGGGATGCGTCGGGTCTGAGACCCACTTGCGGTTGGCGTAACTGATCGCTCCGGTATCGTCGGGCGACGTGTAGCGAACGTAACCGGCGGCGATGGCATCGCTCGCGTGCGGAAAGCGCGCGGTTATGTCGCGTTGGACGCTTTGGACGAATGCGGTCTCAGTGGGTGAGAGTGGTCCCCTGCAGGTAGGCGTTTCATCGGCGCACGCCGGCGCGGCAATGGCAACGGCGGCAACGGCAGCAACGAGCGCGGAAATCCACGTAGTCTTCATCGATGATCCTCCGGTGGCCAGGATGACGCTTTGTGCAACGGGCGATCGGGCCGAACGGTGACGGTCCGGTATATTTGACGGCATTATGTCAATATGTCATGATGTCAGTATGGTAAAAAAGATGGTCTATCTCGAAGAAGAGCAAGACCGAATCGTGAAGCGGCTGGCGCGCGAGGGCAAAACCTCGGAAACCGAGGTAATCCGACGAGCCATTACGGCGTACGGCGATTCAAATGCTGCTCGAATTGCGTCCGACACGCAACGCGTCATGCAGCACTTGAAAAAGCACCCCGAATGGAATGACGACCCAACGGAGTTCTTCCGCGGGTGACGCCCGGAAGCATCGTCGTCGTCGATTGGCGGGATGCGTTGCCGGCGACGGGTGAACCAGGTAAGCAGCGTCCAGCCGTCGTCATTGGACGTAGCGATTTGTTCCATCAAGAATTCGGGTACCTCTTGGTCGTCCCGTTGACGAGCGATGCTGCGATGTGCATCTCTGAAGCATCGCTAGAGATCGCGCCGACGAAAGAGAACCATTGCAAGAAGCGATGCTTTGCTCTCTCGTGGAGCGTTCAAACGATTCCAAAGCGGCGTGCCCGCGCGACCGAGGCGCGTGTGGCGAGAGAACAGCTCGATGAAATACGAGACCAGATTGCGCGGCTGGTGGAACGGTGACCCTTCGACAGGTTGGGGCGGTCCCTCGACTACGCTCACTGCGTTCGCTACGCTCGGGATGACAAGGGCGCTACGCGCGATGACAAATTACGCGGAGCGCTGCCAGAGACGGCGGAGCCAGTTACGGCGATCGGCGGACGCGCGCGGCGGTAGTTCCGGAATCGACGGAAGCGGGCTCAGCGCGCCGTCGCGCATGCCGAGATCGAACAGGCGCGAGAGACCCGGCGCGTCGTCGAAAGCCAGCATGTCAATCTCGAGTTCGGCTTTCGGGCGCACGTGTCGAATCGAGATCGGCCGCTTCTCGGTATCGCCGCCGAGACGAAGGATCTCGTTGTGCGCATAGGCGAGGCGCAGTTCGTAATCGAGCATGCGCTGCTGCCACAGCGTCGCGATGTTGTGAGCCATCTGCGCGAGGTCGGGCGTCTTCACGCCGACACCGTCCGTCGGCTCGGGATCGACGAGGACGACCGTGATTTCGGTGGCGCCGTGATCGATCGCGAGTGCGAGCGGCGAATTGTGAATGATGCAGCCGTCGGCATAGAGCGCGCGTTCCTCGCCGAAGGTCAGTTCGATCGGACTGAAGAGACCCGGCATGGCCGACGAGGCGAGCAGCAGCATCACGAAATTCTGCGCGTCCATCTCGTGATACTCGGTCAGCCGCACGCGCTCGGCGCGGTGGTCCGGAATCCGGTGCGAAACGCCGTCAGCCTGAAACACGGCCGACGAGCCGCGCGTGATGTTCGTTGCGCCCACCAACAGCGCGTGACGCCGGCGCGAAAAATCGAGCATCTTGCCGAGTTCGGCCGCGATCAGCGCGAGCGTTTCGTGGTGGATGCGTCCGAGATTGCGAATGAACGGAAAGAGGGTCGCCGCGCGAGCGATACGCATCGCATCTTGCAACGCGTTGCCGCTGCCGATCGAGACGATCTGCTCGATCGTCTGACGTAGCCGCGGAATGTGGGGGAAGAGCCGCGGCGCGCTTTCGGGCATCGCATGATGCCAAAAGTGTTCGATCGCACCGTCTTCTCCGGTTGAGAGCAATGCCGCGTTGATCGCGCCGATCGAAACGCCGCAGATGAAGTCGAACGATTCGCGCTGCATCAGCGCGTGCGCGACGCCGGCCTCGTACGCACCGTGCGCGCCGCCGCCGCTGAGTACCAGTGCTTTCATAGGATGAACGCAATCACCTCATTGCGCCCCGGGCGCAGCCACGGCGCCGGAACGTACAAAGCCTGCTGCGGTCCAACGTCCCAAAACCGCCCCGCGTGTTGCCCGTTGACCCACAATGACCCCTTTCCGAGCGAACTCGTCTCGATATAGATATCGGCACATTCGCCCATTTCAAATGTACCCCGATGGAAGGCCGGTGCGTTACGAGATTGTTCGGAAAACGCCAGCGCCGGCAACGTGCGAAGGTCGAGCGGGCGCACCGTCCAGTCGAGCAGCGGCTGGCCGTTCCAGTAGACTGCGCGGGTAATGCCCTTTTGCTCGAACGGAAAATCGGGACCGTAGTTCACGCGGCCGCCGTTTTCCACCAGGATCTCCAGCAGCGAGCCTTCGGGTGCCCGGTCAATCGAAAGCACCGACTCGCCGAGCCGGCGGTCGAGCCGCCCGACGACATCGCCGTCGACGCAGACGACGGCGTAATCGCGCAACGCCTCGATCGCAAGCTCGCCGCGAGCCGCTCCGCGGATGCGCGTTTGATAGAGAATGTAGCCGTAAGCTTGCCCGACCGACTCCATCGGCAGCGGATCGGGCGCGGCGAACGCGCGTCCGAACGCTTGCGAGAGCGCAGCGGTCTCGACCAAAACCGGCGCCGGCAGCGAGAGGACGGGCTCGAGATGCGGCACCGCCGGAAGCGCACGTTCGGTATGGCCGGCGATCACCTCGCGAAAGGCGAAATATTTCGGCGTTGGGCGGCCCGATTCGTCGAGCGCGGCGCGATAGTCGTAACTCGTGGTCGTCGGCCGATACCGCGCTTGCTCGTCGGTATTCGCGCCGTTCCAAAATCCGAAGCTCGTGCCGCCGTGGAACATATAGAGATTCACGCTAGCGCCCGCCGCGAGCATCCACGCTAAATCGCGCGCTTCTTGCGCCGGATCGTCGTGCGCGTGCGGTTC
The DNA window shown above is from Candidatus Baltobacteraceae bacterium and carries:
- a CDS encoding beta-galactosidase family protein, with protein sequence MTGARQVISGELHYPRIPHQYWAARFAMAAAMGLDTISTYTFWNVHEQQRGSYDFSGQRDVARFVRLAAAAGLDVILRPGPYVCAEWDFGGLPAWLLADGARVRTTDERYLAPVLRWLRHLGEQLAPLLRSRGGPIVAVQLENEYGAFGNDTDYLRALRAALVDAGFDGVPFYTIDQPADALRGCLPDLPIALTFGPGDPRANFETLRAARPNAPMLCGEYWAGWFDHWGEPHAHDDPAQEARDLAWMLAAGASVNLYMFHGGTSFGFWNGANTDEQARYRPTTTSYDYRAALDESGRPTPKYFAFREVIAGHTERALPAVPHLEPVLSLPAPVLVETAALSQAFGRAFAAPDPLPMESVGQAYGYILYQTRIRGAARGELAIEALRDYAVVCVDGDVVGRLDRRLGESVLSIDRAPEGSLLEILVENGGRVNYGPDFPFEQKGITRAVYWNGQPLLDWTVRPLDLRTLPALAFSEQSRNAPAFHRGTFEMGECADIYIETSSLGKGSLWVNGQHAGRFWDVGPQQALYVPAPWLRPGRNEVIAFIL
- a CDS encoding type II toxin-antitoxin system prevent-host-death family antitoxin; translation: MKTIGVFEGKTRFSALVADALKGETTIITRNGRPVAEIGPVKSRALDRGRKAAERLESLRSRLAAEGRLKNLDIRSLIDEGRK
- a CDS encoding type II toxin-antitoxin system VapC family toxin; this encodes MIVVDASMALRWVLAEEIDAEVIAARTYVSEHGACVPGNFQTEVVHGLLQAERRKRISSSDASAALTDIMDFALTVELPDPHLITITARDHSLTGYDAAYLALALQSGIPLATVDGTLRAAARAAKVLWQPRRQKRS
- a CDS encoding CopG family transcriptional regulator, with the translated sequence MVYLEEEQDRIVKRLAREGKTSETEVIRRAITAYGDSNAARIASDTQRVMQHLKKHPEWNDDPTEFFRG
- a CDS encoding patatin-like phospholipase family protein yields the protein MKALVLSGGGAHGAYEAGVAHALMQRESFDFICGVSIGAINAALLSTGEDGAIEHFWHHAMPESAPRLFPHIPRLRQTIEQIVSIGSGNALQDAMRIARAATLFPFIRNLGRIHHETLALIAAELGKMLDFSRRRHALLVGATNITRGSSAVFQADGVSHRIPDHRAERVRLTEYHEMDAQNFVMLLLASSAMPGLFSPIELTFGEERALYADGCIIHNSPLALAIDHGATEITVVLVDPEPTDGVGVKTPDLAQMAHNIATLWQQRMLDYELRLAYAHNEILRLGGDTEKRPISIRHVRPKAELEIDMLAFDDAPGLSRLFDLGMRDGALSPLPSIPELPPRASADRRNWLRRLWQRSA
- a CDS encoding type II toxin-antitoxin system PemK/MazF family toxin; translated protein: MTPGSIVVVDWRDALPATGEPGKQRPAVVIGRSDLFHQEFGYLLVVPLTSDAAMCISEASLEIAPTKENHCKKRCFALSWSVQTIPKRRARATEARVAREQLDEIRDQIARLVER